The genomic DNA GTGATGCACTAATTCTAGCTATTACATTCTTTTTAACTATCAATTAGTGATACGTTAATCAAGCACCTGCCTtccacttagaatattttttgcGTTGGGTTTAAGCgggcttaagcctcctcttTTTGGGCCAGAAAGATCgggtcgtgacattctccttaagtCTCCTCTTCTtggccaggaagattgggccgTGACAAAATGCACTGGATAATGctagtttaaataatatcataaattatttaaaataatatataattaataaaataaaattttaataataattataatatctaaaaaaaaattagtatttttatatattatatacttatttagttatatttttcttatatctcATTTGATTTAGCTTTAATAAGTTTATGGATTTGAGCTAAGTAGGTACCAAGTTCTCttgttgttctattttttttatatctcatTTGATTTAGCTTTAATAAGTTTATGGATTTGAGCTAGGTAGGTAGCAAGTTCtattatgttattaattaattataaatgataatttttgaatgttataattatacAAATTGACTTACTTTtcattcaattttcttttttttaacaaactcAAATCCTAATTCCCAAAAAAATCCATCtaagatatattatattatattgtaattatattatttattttttaataattaaaaataaacatttaaattatttaaataatattacgcaaattatttaaaataatatataattaataaaataaatttttaataataatataatatttttatataattaattataaaaattataataaattaattaaaataaaaagagaaaaaataataattttatataaaagtttatttaaaaattattaaaaaagttaaatatgaaattttttaaaaataattattattataaaaatttaacatgTTATAATATGCTATtcaataaatagttatatttaatctagatactaatattttaaaaacttagtTTCGTcgaacaaaattaaattagtatgattaaatgtttatattttattaaattatgatatattgttaaaaataataatattttatatttttaataaaatataatataataaaaaataaaattgaaatataaatataaaaaaaaaaaaataaattaaaatattaatactaattttaattataataataatttatttctaataaattcaaacataattaaaatagttcTAACTTCTCACCAAACTATTGATTAATGGTTAGATCCTCGAATCAGGGACAACTATGATGCGATTGAGGGAGGAGAGAGAATTGAGAAACGTGGGGAAATATGGatgacatttaaaaataatatatgaaataaaaatagataaataaattatataacatttgaaaataatatatgaaataaaaataaatagatttatatgacaaataaactatatataaattaactgaTAACTAACTAATAGCATAGTTAGAGTTTTTTTAATAGAtcataaatttatcatttattcttatttataattattaaatttgataataatttataatcaaatattttgaaaattgattatatatatattttttaaatatcacaaacaataaattatatataattttattttaaatatttgttaaaatatttattaaattatgtaataataataatttttagtaagataaataattctaatatatattattcccaataaacaataaaagaaaaatgttttttatttatatagatgtcaaagaagaaacaaaatgtatttcaatatttaaaaataaaaataaataaacaagttaCCAACAATCCCCATCcaaatataaaacaaacaaaaacatattattattataaaacatattatatatataaaaacaaacaaaaacaatattcttattataaaacataatataaaaagagattaaatgATCAGGATATAGATCTGGGCTTCAAAACAATGGTGGAATGCTTTAAAATATGCAGACTAAACTGCCCCCCTTTCTCGGTCGTATCGATCTTTGACTCTCCCGGCGGCGGCAGCATCTCAAAGTTCTGAACCAACCTCCCAATCGTTATCCCAAGAATCGGCATAGCCAAGATTAATCCCGGACAACTCCTCCGGCCAACACCAAATGGCAAAAACCTGAAATCATTACCATTTACCTCAACTTTAGCCTCCTCTTCCAGGAATCTCTCCGGCCTGAACTCCGATGGGTTCTTCCAGTTCTCAGGGTTGTTAGCTAGCCACCATGCGTTCACCAAGATCTTGCTCTCGGCCGGAATGTCATACCCATATAGTTTTGCATCATGGAGGTTCATGTGTGGAACCAGTAGTGGGATTGCCATTCTTAAACGCAGCGTTTCCTTGATAACAGCTTGGAGATATGGAAGCTTGTACGTGTCTGGCTCGGTTATCTGCACCCCACGGCCAAGGACTGTGTCTAGTTCTTCCCTTAACTTGGTTTGAATTTCCTGGTTATTCACTAGCTCTGCAATCCCCCATTCGATCGACCACAATGTTGTCTCAATTGCTGTCATCATGTATTATAATTGAGTTATTTAGCAAAATTAAAATGTGGGTTTTCAATGAAAATGGAAATTGAAGTAGTACCTGCAACGTTAATGTTCTCAACGATGTAAAGAACATTATCTTCGTTGATCTCCCCCTTCTGTTCAGCCTCCAAGATATGATCTATTGCGCATTTCATGCTATTTGTCTTATTCTTCAGTAAACTCTTCCTTTGATCGACAAAGTAATCCTTGAATAGCTGTAAACGTTTATCCTTAACCTCCTTACAGATCTTCAAGTATCCTCTGAGAAAAGGCCTCAAGATTGGAATGAAATCGCCATAGTTATACTCAAAGCTCTGAGCAAGTCTACTTCTTTCCCCATTCACAGCCTTCAACTTCACAAACAAAGGATCATCCTCCCTTTCAAATCTCCTATCAAACATAATcctatacatattattatacatCATCATCTGCAACC from Impatiens glandulifera chromosome 9, dImpGla2.1, whole genome shotgun sequence includes the following:
- the LOC124914308 gene encoding trans-cinnamate 4-monooxygenase-like, with amino-acid sequence MDLLFLEKALLGLFIAIVLAIGISKLRGKKFKLPPGPIPVPIFGNWLQVGDDLNHRNLTELAKKFGEMFLLRMGQRNLVVVSSPDLAKEVLHTQGVEFGSRTRNVVFDIFTGKGQDMVFTVYGEHWRKMRRIMTVPFFTNKVVQQYRYGWEEEAGAVVEDVMKNPESATKGIVLRRRLQMMMYNNMYRIMFDRRFEREDDPLFVKLKAVNGERSRLAQSFEYNYGDFIPILRPFLRGYLKICKEVKDKRLQLFKDYFVDQRKSLLKNKTNSMKCAIDHILEAEQKGEINEDNVLYIVENINVAAIETTLWSIEWGIAELVNNQEIQTKLREELDTVLGRGVQITEPDTYKLPYLQAVIKETLRLRMAIPLLVPHMNLHDAKLYGYDIPAESKILVNAWWLANNPENWKNPSEFRPERFLEEEAKVEVNGNDFRFLPFGVGRRSCPGLILAMPILGITIGRLVQNFEMLPPPGESKIDTTEKGGQFSLHILKHSTIVLKPRSIS